The Apis mellifera strain DH4 linkage group LG13, Amel_HAv3.1, whole genome shotgun sequence genome includes a region encoding these proteins:
- the LOC725918 gene encoding 39S ribosomal protein L53, mitochondrial — MSIPFNGTRTRSKGIISAIAKHLRTLSLKPVKSIDIKFDPFHDKALEARDFLFHITTPKIIATNPRCIVKPCIVSDLSEPVITFNLLSGDKIVCKCANLTSLNLLELYNKHITSLSPSED, encoded by the exons ATGTCGATCCCTTTCAATGGAACTCGTACACGTTCAAAAGGAATAATAAGTGCAATAGCAAAGCATTTGAGAACTTTATCTTTAAAACCAGTTAAatcaattgatataaaattcgatcCCTTTCATGATAAAGCCTTGGAAGCAAG AGATTTTCTGTTTCACATTACAACTCCAAAGATTATTGCAACAAATCCACGTTGCATTGTAAAACCATGCATTGTTTCTGATTTATCTGAACCCGTAATTACGTTTAATTTGT TATCTGGTGATAAAATAGTATGCAAATGTGCAAACTTGACATCTTTAAATCTTTTGGAACTTTACAACAAACACATCACATCTTTGTCTCCGTctgaagattaa